The DNA region CGGGCCGCCCCGGCAGCCCGGCCCGGCGGGGCAGTTCAACCCGGGACACCCGCAGGCAGACGGACACGACGGCGGGGCGAACCCCCAGAGGCTCGGACAGAGGGCTCCGAAACTGGGTCAGATCGGCCGGTCCAAAAAAGGTGAGAGAAACTTCAATGTGCtgctttattcttttgttttccgGCATTCATGCTGGTTATTTAATTGTAATCACCaccaacatatatatatatatatatatatatatatatatatatatatatatatatagtttttgctcaagttaaagtaaaaagtagatgttcaagaaattaaaataaaaaatgtttgttaaaaaggCGACTCAAGTACTGAATAACTGATCGAAacatctttttaatatttaaaaattacatgaaactaagaaatttctgtttgtttgttttttgtttgctttctaaAACATCTAGGACAAACTCCTAGActcaacatttgaattttttgacagaaatttactgttttttcaTTTACCATATAGAGTTATGTGGAAATCTTGGCATTTagttgattaaaaatgaaaataattacaaagtAACAAAATCACGCAAAAGAGAATTTTTTCCAAGTCAATATAAAACATGGAGCTgtaacaaaagctgcagatgtgAGTTTTTGGTGAAGACAagcttgttgtttttgcttcagtAGTCAATAACTGCATGTAAAATGCTGctttgctacttttttttctgtctacaacagtaaaataatttcagttattcATGATTctaatataatattttgtaagcctgatttgtttttgtttttttggttctCTAGTTACAATAGATATAGATACACAATACTCAAAATGGAACATGACTTTTTGACCCTGATCTATATAATCCTATAAAAAGACTAAGCTAGTAGCTAAAAGGAACATAAAAATATGGTAGGTAATATTCTCTCTTTtgacaggcccacagcatcaccaatCCTCTGTCATTCTTTGTAGTTGCCATAAAAGGGCTTCCCCACagatttattccttttttatgCCACCTGGATTGTTTTGGTACTGGGAAAGAAAATGAAGGCAtctgcataaaaaaacacaacattcagcAGAAAATGCGTAATAAGAATCAGAGTAAAACTCCTGAGTTGCTGTGGAaccagcagtttttttttaatcgctgTGTTTCATCTGACTCTGCAACAGAGATGTTTCTATTTCTGAACTCACCTCATGCAAATGTGGTGAACTGAATGACGGAGACAGCTTTCCATTGAAACCTCCcaggaaaaaaagcacaaatccAAACTGGAAACCAGCCCATTTTTTGTTTCCAAGCGTCATACTGACCAAACTTGTCAAGTTCAAGAaggaaaaattatgaaaaattcatgttttgtatgtttttgtacttccatttgggtctcaactgcttctaaaaaccaCGCCACGtgcttaaaaccttttttggtaacaagttcatgttttttggtgtctggaaaataagctGTTTTAACCTGTTAAGTTAAAAATTAACTGGCACtacaccgttacctagcaacccccagccaagcccagcccgttgcctagcaacccaggcgGAACTCCAGGATGtttagtcagctggttttaaaGCTGTATggatcataaaataaaaaacggaGCACAACCCAGAGGAGTCTGCAACATACTGAGGCGTACTGCACAGTTTAGCCAGAAGGTGGCGTCGATTAGAGGCGAAACAAACCAGTTATGTACACATTTATAACGTCTCCACTGCTGATAGTGTAGAGTGTTGTGTCCTGTTTCATAGTGTTTCTGTCTGTTGGCTAGTTATTTCTTtaactgtatttgtttttgtgcttagTTGTTTTAGGACAAAAGATGAAATGTAGCTGTGCTAATTCCTCCTTATTTACACTGGCATAAATTGTGGTAATGTTGATTAATCTGCACTGTCctaatcaaataaatgtaattaaattacaGCTAAAGTGACGAGGCTCAAAGTAGGCAGAACTGCAGAGGCTAAAATCTCATTAGATTTGAAGTAGATATTTGCTAACACCATCAACACATAGCATCAAATCCAGATTGTGTCTTCTTAGAGTCAAGCTAATAGCTAGTAAGCTAGTCTCTGAAGCTAACACAAGTAGCTTCGCTCAGTTAAAATGTCTTGCTCTTTTTCCACAGTGGATCTGGACGACGAAGACCTGGACGACCTCATGAACAACAACGGCCAGTGCCCCGTCTCCCTGTCGCCCATCTCCTAGCTTCATCTCTGAGAAGTGCCAGAAACCCGTTCCAGTCAGCGCTCCTGGTCCAAAGTGTCCTCTGGAGCTGCTGATGGCTCCAACCCGGCTCTTTTAGCGCCGCCTGAACGGAGCCCTGCTTGTACATAGTGTCTATTTAACTTCGCTCAGACTGTGAATAAATGAATCTCTGTACCTCGAAGGATTTCTTTCAAAGCTTCTTTTCTGAAAAGGGCTACTGCTGATCGGCCGGACGTGTCCGACGAAGGTTACCGATTCTCTGCTGGTTTGTTGTGTGAAGGAACACGAGCCTGTTGGGGTGAAAAATTTAGCTTTTGGTTGTGCAACGACTCGCACAGATCCAAACGGAGTAACTACGAGCGCTCGCTGTTTAAACCAGAAGAAAACGACTACtgcaaattatttattgttcaaAGAAATCTATATTTTTAGTTGTTGTGGCTTCTACTTGTTTTTTACTGTGTCATCTAAAAGTGAGATTTAAGACGTGCACTTTGTGGGAATGCCTGTCATGTGCTGTGACACGTCGCAGAAACCTATGCATGAGGTCTGTGATTAAAGGGCTAGGTTGTAGTTTTCATAAAccaaaacactgttttttgttttttttgttttgttttttgcaggcGAACGGCAAAATTTTGATGCACTTTCTCTTGTCCTTTATGAttataaatcagatttataTCTAAACATATTCTGATCCGCATGCGTTGATGTTTATGACTCGTTTTCGTCTCGGCGTCTTTCCAAGCCAGATGTGATTGCAGTATGAGTTCATAAAAACGGgcagctctgattggctgtcgcTGCTGAGACAATCTAACTGatgttttggggattttgtGAAGATTGCAGTGGAATTAGACTTAATGGGCCTTTTAAAGGCTCACAGTTGAGGTCATAGTTCACTGGTGGAggatgtttttcacatttctgagcTCAGTGTTTGACTCTGAGGCTGGGGTTGTTTGCCTTTTGCATGAAAGTGATCAACTTTTCATGATGCATctctggaaataaataaaagtataaattctaataaagtctgtttttgtctttaatttagGTTTGCacaaacagctttaaaataaccccagattattttattacaaatgcaATCCACAAGATTtggattattttagttatttatggTAATCTCCCAACTAGTTTCTGAGCTTTCGCAAATTTTCAAAttgaaatttccttgtttttactaaagaaaattctgagattgatctcagaaatttctgatttgttttttcaagcaaattttagacttttctgagaaaatttctgagcttgagaAGTAAAagatttgcaagaaaaaaaaataacattttgagattatgctcagaaatttgaggaaaaaaaaggaccTGTAAGTTACAAacgtaaaacaaaaatgttacctatgaaactcagaaatttccaacattgtttcatgcattttttgttttacttctcaAGCTCAGATGTTTCCAggtctttttttctaaaacatttctgtgattaatctgaaaaatattttttttctaatagattttctacttttcaagcagaaattttttgctttttttctagaaactttCTGACAAGTCTCAAAATATTGAGGTTTTATCTAGTAAACGTTTGacatttcaagttttttctaaaagattctgacttttgaaattGCTTGAAATcctttgacttttcaagctcaaacattttcatgtttttttaattcaaatttctgatattaatctcaaaatttgacgtttttggcagaaatgtgcTCCTTTTTTATCTACACCGACCCTAATACACTGTTGTAAAtttaaacattgaaaatgtttgctggGTGTTTTTAGCAACATTTGCCGTATTTTCTTGCAGTTTCTCTCAAAGGTTTTCCAAATCTCCAAAAATGCACTTATCATTGTTTAatgttaacatttgtttgatttaacGTAGGCCTGAGAAAAAATTccaaacaaatctgtaaaaaggATTTCACAACACTGTAGGTAACAATTTGCAAACATACCACACTTAATatctgcagtgtttttatttatctatatatTGGCatgttaaaaatacttttttcatacattttctatgTTCCCATTATTCTGTAGTTACAGCTCAGAGTATAACAGTGTAAAATCTACATACTACAGATCCtttaaatctacaaaaataaataggaGTATaatcagggtaaaaaaaaaattgtgtttatctGAGCAGAGTTTCTAGCCGGCTGATTTGAAGAGTAATGGATGTCGTTTGGTGTACGATGAGGCCAGTGTGAGAAGTCACACTTTAACGTCTATTTTAGTACACTGATATAATAAAACGTCACATGGACTGAGCTGCAACCTGCACACCATGGAGGAACTGATTACTTTCAATTACAAGACA from Xiphophorus maculatus strain JP 163 A chromosome 14, X_maculatus-5.0-male, whole genome shotgun sequence includes:
- the LOC102218994 gene encoding calcium/calmodulin-dependent protein kinase II inhibitor 1-like; the protein is MYGASGIPELIPHSGPPRQPGPAGQFNPGHPQADGHDGGANPQRLGQRAPKLGQIGRSKKVDLDDEDLDDLMNNNGQCPVSLSPIS